A genomic window from Bdellovibrio sp. SKB1291214 includes:
- a CDS encoding MerC domain-containing protein — protein sequence MDEQTLDVKPVIKAVESLSSADLKTSFAMNPGAAACCDVDHSKHAEFAEETDIWDRLGMFLSTLCAIHCLITPLLILALPVLGEAFEAEWVHLSMAAVILPIGLFAFWSGYKHHRQNKVFTMGVSGLLLVCAGSVLPHEMVEFFEMDLVTIFGSLLLVTAHYLNRKACQCEVHAH from the coding sequence GTGGACGAGCAAACTTTAGACGTAAAACCAGTGATTAAAGCAGTTGAATCCTTGTCCAGTGCTGATCTTAAAACATCCTTTGCGATGAATCCTGGAGCTGCTGCTTGCTGCGATGTTGATCACTCAAAACACGCAGAATTCGCAGAGGAGACGGATATCTGGGACCGACTTGGAATGTTTCTTTCCACGTTGTGCGCGATTCACTGTTTGATAACGCCGCTTTTGATTTTGGCTTTACCAGTGCTGGGTGAGGCCTTTGAAGCGGAGTGGGTGCATTTGTCTATGGCGGCAGTTATTTTGCCGATCGGACTTTTTGCTTTTTGGTCTGGTTACAAACATCACCGTCAGAACAAAGTGTTCACGATGGGGGTCTCCGGACTGCTATTAGTTTGTGCAGGATCGGTACTTCCACACGAAATGGTTGAATTCTTTGAGATGGACCTGGTCACGATCTTTGGGAGCTTGTTGCTGGTGACGGCGCACTACTTAAACCGTAAGGCCTGCCAGTGTGAAGTGCACGCGCACTAG
- a CDS encoding peroxiredoxin family protein, translated as MIKEPQVAAKVEIGKKVPAFKIPSSSGETFSLSSMKGKKIVLYFYPKDSTPGCTTESIEFNELLPKFKKENTEIIGVSRDSLKSHDKFICKYDFKFQLLSDEEEELCKIFDVIKEKNMYGKKVMGIERSTFVIDEDGKLAGEFRKIKAEGHAAEMLKFVKTI; from the coding sequence ATGATCAAGGAGCCTCAGGTGGCCGCTAAAGTTGAAATAGGTAAAAAAGTTCCGGCTTTTAAAATTCCCTCCTCCAGCGGGGAGACGTTTTCTTTGTCCTCGATGAAGGGCAAAAAAATCGTTCTGTATTTCTATCCCAAGGACAGCACTCCGGGCTGTACGACAGAATCGATTGAGTTCAACGAGCTTTTGCCAAAATTTAAAAAAGAAAACACGGAGATCATCGGTGTTTCCCGGGACAGCTTGAAATCCCATGACAAGTTCATTTGCAAGTACGACTTTAAATTCCAATTGTTGTCTGACGAAGAAGAAGAGCTGTGCAAAATCTTTGATGTGATCAAAGAAAAGAACATGTACGGCAAAAAAGTCATGGGCATCGAGCGCAGCACTTTCGTGATCGACGAAGACGGTAAGCTTGCGGGCGAATTCCGTAAAATCAAAGCAGAAGGCCATGCGGCTGAGATGCTGAAATTTGTAAAAACAATTTAA
- a CDS encoding high-potential iron-sulfur protein gives MNRRGFLKTFLSVVGVAAVAPAFVQSAYAQKKRGESAPAAGSAAAGGTVMVDPNDSVAKAVKYVEDHNKAPEAKGNHCSTCGFYKKTGMNAGKEVGSCTIFAGKHVVGNGWCASWNKKA, from the coding sequence ATGAACCGTCGTGGATTTTTGAAAACATTTTTATCCGTGGTAGGAGTAGCAGCCGTTGCTCCAGCATTCGTTCAATCCGCTTATGCGCAGAAAAAAAGAGGCGAGTCGGCTCCAGCCGCTGGTTCTGCTGCTGCGGGTGGCACAGTTATGGTTGATCCAAATGACTCTGTAGCAAAAGCAGTTAAGTACGTTGAAGATCACAACAAAGCACCTGAAGCCAAGGGCAACCATTGTTCAACTTGCGGTTTCTACAAAAAAACCGGTATGAACGCTGGTAAAGAAGTTGGCTCTTGCACAATCTTCGCAGGTAAACACGTCGTCGGTAATGGCTGGTGTGCTAGCTGGAATAAAAAAGCATAG
- a CDS encoding AMP-binding protein — translation MEKIWLKNYPQGIGPEIDPNEYQSLIDIYDEAVRKFPSNKAFTNMGVSLTFTELDQKVNHFASFLQNELKLKKGDRIAIQMPNLLQFPVAAFAALRVGLTIVNTNPLYTAHEMQHQFKDSGAKAIVIMANFANHLQAIIKDTQIESVVITELADLFPTPKRILVNSVVKYIKKMVPKFDIPQAYTFRQALELGAMRPHQNVKTNHDDLAFLQYTGGTTGVAKGAMLTHKNVISNMMQIREWMRPKLEEGREIAIAALPLYHIFALTVNCLALLKMGAENILITNPKDIPGFIKELKARPFSIVSGVNTLFNALMNNPEFATIDFKSVRVSVAGAMTLQKTVTEKWIKMTNSVIVEGYGLTEASPVVSCNPIDGTDRVGTIGLPMPSTDVKLIDEDGNEVKQGEAGELCAKGPQVMRGYWNRPEETAAVLTADGWLKTGDIATVDGDGFFKIVDRKKDMILVSGFNVYPNEVEEVIASHPGVLEVAAIGVPDEHSGEIVKVVIVKKDPNLTPEDVIAHARKSLTGYKIPKLVEFRTELPKTNVGKILRRALRDPK, via the coding sequence ATGGAAAAGATTTGGCTCAAGAACTACCCTCAAGGCATTGGACCTGAGATTGATCCAAATGAATATCAATCCCTGATTGATATTTACGACGAAGCCGTTCGCAAATTCCCATCAAACAAAGCCTTTACCAACATGGGTGTCAGCCTCACTTTCACGGAGCTAGACCAAAAGGTAAATCACTTTGCCTCCTTCCTACAAAACGAATTGAAACTTAAAAAAGGCGATCGCATTGCGATTCAGATGCCAAACTTATTACAATTCCCAGTAGCCGCGTTTGCGGCGCTTCGCGTGGGACTTACAATTGTAAACACCAATCCGCTGTACACGGCTCACGAAATGCAACATCAATTTAAAGACTCTGGTGCGAAAGCTATCGTGATCATGGCGAACTTTGCAAATCACTTGCAAGCCATCATCAAGGACACGCAAATCGAAAGCGTTGTAATCACAGAGCTTGCGGATCTATTCCCGACTCCGAAAAGAATCTTGGTGAACTCGGTTGTAAAGTACATCAAAAAAATGGTTCCGAAGTTTGATATTCCTCAAGCCTACACATTCCGCCAGGCTTTGGAACTAGGAGCGATGCGCCCTCACCAAAACGTCAAAACCAATCACGATGATTTAGCTTTCCTTCAATACACAGGGGGAACAACGGGCGTCGCAAAAGGCGCCATGTTAACTCACAAAAACGTGATCTCAAACATGATGCAAATCCGCGAATGGATGAGACCCAAATTAGAGGAAGGCCGCGAAATCGCAATCGCAGCACTTCCCCTTTACCACATCTTTGCTTTGACCGTGAACTGCTTGGCCCTTTTGAAAATGGGAGCAGAAAACATTCTGATCACCAATCCAAAAGACATCCCAGGCTTTATCAAGGAATTGAAAGCAAGACCTTTTTCGATTGTTTCGGGCGTGAATACATTGTTCAACGCTTTGATGAACAATCCGGAATTTGCGACCATTGATTTTAAATCAGTGCGAGTCAGCGTTGCCGGAGCAATGACTTTGCAAAAAACTGTCACTGAAAAGTGGATCAAAATGACGAACTCTGTAATCGTGGAAGGTTATGGATTGACTGAAGCCTCGCCGGTGGTGTCTTGCAACCCTATTGATGGAACAGATCGTGTTGGTACTATTGGTCTGCCAATGCCAAGCACCGACGTCAAATTGATCGATGAAGACGGTAATGAAGTAAAACAAGGTGAAGCGGGAGAGCTTTGTGCCAAAGGTCCCCAAGTCATGCGTGGCTACTGGAACCGTCCCGAAGAAACGGCTGCTGTTTTAACTGCTGATGGTTGGTTGAAAACAGGCGACATCGCAACTGTCGATGGTGATGGCTTCTTTAAAATCGTGGATCGCAAAAAAGATATGATCTTGGTCTCAGGCTTTAACGTATACCCGAACGAAGTGGAAGAAGTGATTGCTTCTCATCCTGGCGTGCTCGAGGTCGCAGCGATTGGTGTGCCAGACGAGCATTCCGGTGAAATCGTGAAAGTCGTCATCGTTAAAAAAGATCCGAACCTAACTCCCGAAGACGTGATCGCTCACGCAAGAAAAAGCCTCACGGGCTACAAGATTCCAAAGTTGGTCGAGTTCAGAACAGAACTTCCAAAAACCAACGTCGGAAAAATCCTCCGCCGCGCCCTCCGCGATCCAAAATAG
- the thrS gene encoding threonine--tRNA ligase gives MPLWLPNGVVIRDELEKFMKELEFLAGYQRVMSPHIAKEEFYQQSGHLPYYQGSMFPAMELENVNYRLRPMCCPHHHKIFDSSMRSYKELPLRLAEYGQVYRYELSGALSGLMRVRGLCQNDAHIYCSVAQVKNEIRQVIEMYQHAYKVLGILDYRLRLSKWDASNPEKYQDKKDQWEWAEGILREVLVDMNLRFDEEAGEAAFYGPKIDVQLKNIYGKEESASSVQLDFMSAERFILSFINEKGEKERPVIVHRAPLGSHERFVAFLIEKYKGAMPLWLSPIQVQILPIADRHQEYAKQVWLMLHNAFVRVNVDNRVESLNRKIKDAKESQAPYIIVIGDQEVASGNLSVQVRGSSANKKLSPKVFLDEVRLQIADRIIAP, from the coding sequence TTGCCGCTGTGGCTGCCAAACGGAGTTGTGATTCGCGATGAACTGGAAAAGTTCATGAAGGAGCTGGAGTTCCTTGCCGGATATCAGCGCGTGATGAGCCCGCACATCGCTAAGGAGGAATTTTATCAGCAATCGGGGCATTTGCCTTATTATCAAGGTTCGATGTTCCCAGCGATGGAATTGGAGAATGTCAACTATCGCCTCAGGCCGATGTGCTGCCCTCATCACCATAAGATCTTTGATTCATCGATGCGCAGTTATAAGGAGCTGCCGCTGCGTTTGGCTGAATACGGTCAGGTTTATCGTTATGAGCTGTCAGGGGCGCTATCAGGCCTTATGCGTGTTCGGGGGCTTTGCCAGAACGACGCTCATATCTATTGCAGTGTTGCTCAGGTTAAGAATGAAATCCGCCAGGTGATTGAAATGTACCAACATGCTTACAAGGTTTTAGGAATTTTAGATTACCGCTTGCGATTGTCTAAATGGGACGCGAGCAATCCTGAAAAATACCAAGACAAAAAAGATCAGTGGGAATGGGCCGAGGGCATTTTGCGCGAGGTCTTGGTCGACATGAATTTACGGTTCGACGAAGAAGCTGGCGAAGCGGCGTTTTATGGGCCTAAGATCGATGTGCAGCTTAAGAATATCTATGGCAAAGAAGAATCCGCCTCATCTGTGCAGTTGGATTTCATGAGTGCCGAAAGATTCATCCTAAGCTTTATCAACGAGAAGGGTGAGAAGGAACGTCCCGTGATCGTTCACCGTGCTCCACTGGGCTCCCATGAGCGTTTCGTCGCTTTCTTGATCGAGAAATATAAAGGAGCAATGCCCTTGTGGCTATCGCCAATCCAAGTGCAGATTTTGCCAATTGCGGATCGTCATCAAGAATATGCAAAACAAGTTTGGCTGATGTTGCATAATGCTTTCGTTCGGGTGAATGTCGATAACCGCGTTGAAAGTCTGAATCGCAAAATCAAAGACGCCAAGGAATCGCAAGCGCCGTACATCATTGTTATTGGTGATCAAGAAGTCGCTTCGGGAAACCTAAGTGTTCAAGTTCGCGGAAGCTCCGCGAATAAAAAATTGTCTCCAAAAGTATTTCTAGATGAAGTACGACTGCAAATCGCTGATCGGATAATTGCACCGTAG
- a CDS encoding protein adenylyltransferase SelO family protein, translated as MSHHVSPPIYELGPEFYDEVQAAPFPDAKLRYRNQDAARTIGLDQLSESEWKSYFADFKAMPGNLLTCLALRYHGHQFRSYNPQLGDGRGFLYAQFQVKEKLYDLGTKGSGRTPYSRSGDGRLTLKGAFREILATELLEALGVNTSKTFSVFETGESLERHDEPSPTRAGVLVRLNHSHIRFGTFQRLAFLKEADNIVKLLDYSVRHYYPELSVYEGDEKAAAFLQAVCRNVARTTAQWMMAGFVHGVLNTDNMNITGESFDYGPYRFMPKYDPAFTAAYFDQSGLYAYGRQPTSVLWNLHQLGFALKFAYPNLPYEELLEEFADNFNFESRRLFMHRLNIQNPLQDERASLEMDQEMMMNFFNFLAEAQPLFEQTFFDLHSGVNEERLARSPQSQVYSHPSFTELKKNLDYYEILDSKKAEHPYFKNSKCCSLIIDELESIWAPIADQDDWALFDKKLQEIRAIKGLY; from the coding sequence ATGAGTCATCACGTATCACCTCCTATTTATGAATTGGGTCCAGAATTTTATGATGAGGTCCAGGCTGCGCCCTTTCCAGACGCCAAACTTCGCTACCGCAATCAGGACGCAGCACGCACTATAGGCTTGGATCAACTCTCAGAATCAGAGTGGAAATCTTATTTTGCCGATTTTAAAGCCATGCCCGGAAACTTACTGACGTGCTTAGCACTTCGTTATCATGGGCATCAATTTCGCTCTTACAATCCCCAGCTCGGCGATGGCCGCGGGTTCCTTTATGCGCAATTTCAAGTTAAAGAAAAGCTTTATGATTTAGGGACAAAAGGAAGCGGTCGCACACCTTACTCTCGCAGTGGCGATGGACGCTTAACTTTAAAAGGTGCCTTCCGCGAAATCCTGGCAACAGAACTTCTTGAAGCTTTGGGCGTAAACACCAGCAAAACCTTCTCGGTTTTTGAAACAGGCGAAAGCTTAGAACGTCACGACGAACCATCCCCCACTCGGGCGGGAGTTTTAGTTCGCTTAAATCACAGTCACATTCGTTTCGGAACTTTTCAACGTTTGGCTTTTTTGAAAGAGGCCGACAATATCGTAAAACTTTTGGATTACAGTGTTCGTCACTATTATCCAGAGCTTTCCGTTTACGAGGGTGATGAAAAGGCCGCGGCATTTTTACAGGCGGTTTGCAGAAATGTCGCGCGCACGACAGCGCAGTGGATGATGGCGGGCTTTGTTCACGGGGTCCTTAATACCGACAACATGAACATCACGGGTGAAAGCTTTGACTATGGTCCTTATCGTTTTATGCCGAAATACGATCCCGCTTTCACCGCGGCATATTTTGATCAAAGTGGCTTGTACGCCTATGGTCGCCAGCCCACCTCCGTGCTTTGGAATTTGCACCAGTTGGGATTTGCTTTAAAATTCGCCTATCCAAACCTTCCCTATGAAGAATTACTTGAAGAGTTTGCGGATAACTTTAACTTTGAAAGTCGCCGTTTGTTCATGCATCGCTTGAACATTCAAAATCCTCTGCAAGACGAACGAGCGTCATTAGAGATGGATCAAGAAATGATGATGAACTTCTTTAATTTTTTAGCGGAAGCTCAGCCGTTATTTGAACAGACTTTCTTTGATTTGCACTCCGGAGTGAACGAAGAGCGCCTGGCAAGATCTCCCCAAAGTCAGGTGTACAGCCACCCAAGCTTTACCGAACTTAAAAAGAATCTGGATTATTACGAAATTCTAGATTCAAAAAAAGCAGAACACCCGTATTTTAAAAATTCCAAGTGCTGCTCATTGATCATCGATGAGCTAGAATCTATCTGGGCGCCCATCGCCGATCAAGACGACTGGGCTTTATTTGATAAAAAGCTTCAAGAAATCCGTGCCATCAAGGGACTCTATTAG
- a CDS encoding DUF4288 domain-containing protein codes for MANKKWFAVKTLYVTRAVGKTKVKPAFAELLEERVVLFQAANANGAVKAAEKDAKEYSKYTYKNFEGQAVQTEYLNACDVFELYETLESGVELFASTEVLTKKASKNDLIARRLGKLETNSTIKMRKRFMSKELGAYI; via the coding sequence ATGGCAAATAAAAAATGGTTCGCAGTTAAGACTCTTTACGTAACTCGTGCAGTTGGTAAAACGAAAGTTAAACCAGCTTTCGCAGAATTGCTGGAAGAGCGCGTGGTCTTGTTCCAAGCGGCGAACGCAAACGGCGCAGTGAAAGCCGCTGAAAAAGACGCAAAAGAATACAGCAAATACACTTACAAAAATTTTGAAGGCCAAGCTGTTCAAACTGAATACTTGAATGCTTGTGACGTTTTCGAATTATATGAAACTCTTGAAAGCGGCGTTGAGTTGTTTGCTTCCACAGAAGTTCTGACTAAGAAAGCTTCAAAAAACGACCTGATCGCCCGCCGTCTTGGCAAACTCGAAACAAACAGCACAATCAAAATGCGCAAACGTTTCATGAGCAAAGAATTGGGAGCTTACATCTAA